In the genome of Bosea sp. BIWAKO-01, the window TCGGTCGGGACCTGGCCGTCGCGCAGATCGAGCATGGTCAGCACGGCATCGACTGCGCCCTTGCGCCAGGACTGCCCGTTATCGTCGAGGCCCGACTGACGCGTCGTCGCGCTGAACGCGATCGCGGTCGCATGGTCAGGAATGCTGGCGGTAATGCCTTGCTCCCGCGCCAGTTCGACGATCGAGCGGCCCTCGGGGGTCTCGTCGGCGAGAGAGGCCATGAGCGCGGCGCGCAGCGCATTGTCCGGGCGAACGCCCGGCGCCGGGATGACCTCGACCGCCATGCGGTTGCCGAAGGTGATCGTGCCGGTCTTGTCGAGCAGCAGCGTGTCGATGTCGCCCGCCGCTTCGACCGCGCGCCCGGAGGTCGCGAGCACGTTGACCTTGAGCAGCCGGTCCATGCCCGCGATGCCGACCGCACTGAGCAATCCGCCGATCGTGGTCGGGATCAGCGTGACGAAGAGCGCACCGAGCACCATGGGATCGAGCGCGATGCCGGAGAAGGCACCCAGGCCGGTCAGCGTGACGACTGCGACCAGGAAGACCAGCGTCAGGCCGGCGAGCAGCACGGCAAGAGCGAGCTCGTTGGGTGTCTTGCGTCGGTCGGCGCCTTCCACCATCGCGATCATGCGATCGAGGAAGGAGGAGCCCGGCTGCGACGTGACCCTCATCTTGATCCAGTCGGAGACCACCGTGGTGCCGCCGGTGACGGCCGAGCGGTCGCCGCCGCTCTCCCGGATCACCGGAGCGGACTCGCCGGTGATCGCGGCCTCGTTGACCGAGGCGACACCCTCGATAATCTCGCCATCGGCCGGGATCACGTCGCCGGCCTCGACCAGCACGAGATCGCCCGGAACGAGCTTGTGGGCCGGGGTCGGGATCATCGCATTCCGCTCAGGGTCGATGATCAGCTTGGCCTTGGTGGTGACGCGGGCGGCACGAAGCGAATCCGCCGCGGCCTTGCCACGCCCCTCGGCGATGCTCTCGGCAAAATTGGCGAAGAGCACGGTCAGCCAGAGCCAGGCCGCGATCTGGATCGGAAATCCGGCAGGTGCGCCGGCGGAAAGGGCAACCGCGGCGGAAACCGTCGCGAGCGCCGCGACGACCTCCGTGGCCAGGATCACCGGGTTTCCGGTGAGCTTGCGCGGGTCGAGCTTGACGAAGGCGCTCTTCAGCGCCGTCAGCACGACGCCTTGGTCGAAGCTGGAGGATTTGACGAAGGACATACTCATGGAAGCTTTCCCTTGTCGGCTCAACGAGCCGCCGCAAGCACCTGGAAGTGCTCGACGATTGGTCCGAGCGCGAGCGCCGGGAAGAATTGCAGGCCACCCAGGATCAGGATGATGCCGATCAGCAGGCCGACGAAGAGCGGGCTGTCAGAAGGCAGAGTGCCGGCGGTGGGCTGGAGTTTCGGCTTGGCTGCGATGGCGCCCGCGATGGCGAGCACCGGAATGGCATAGGCGAAGCGGCCAAGCAGCATCGCGATGCCGAGCGTGGTGTTCCACCAGGGCGCATTGGCGGTCAGGCCGGCATAGGCCGAGCCGTTGTTTCCCGTCGCCGAGGAGTAGGCGTAGAGGATTTCGGTCAGACCGCGCGGCCCCTTGTTGAGCAGTCCCTCGAGCGCGACCGGCAGCACCGCAGCGATCGCGGAGAAGCCGAGGATCGAGAGAGGCAGGATGAGCACCGCCAGCATCGCGAACTTGATCTCACGTGCCTCCACCTTCTTGCCGAGATATTCCGGTGTGCGCCCGACCATCAGGCCGGCGACGAAGACCGCGAGCAGCGCCATCACCACCATGCCGTAGAGGCCGGAACCGACGCCGCCGGGCAGAATCTCGCCGAGCTGCATCAGGAACATCGCAACGCCGCCTCCGAGCGGCATGTAGCTGCCATGCATGGAATTGACCGAGCCGTTCGAGGCACCGGTGGTCTGGGCGGCCCACATGGCCGACGTGGGGGCGCCGAAGCGGACTTCCTTGCCTTCCATGTTGGCGGAGGCATCGGGGATGCCGGCGGCGATCATCGCCGGCTGCGGCGTCAGCGTCTCGGACGCGTAGATGGCCGAGGCCGCGACGCCGACGAGGATCGCCATGACCGCGATCAGCGCGCGCGCCTCGCGGCGTGCGCCGGCGACACGGCCGAAGGCGATGACCGTGCCGAAGGCGAGCGCGTTCAGTGAAACCACCTCGATCAGGTTGGTCAGCGGCGTCGGATTCTCGAGCGGGTGCGCCGAGTTTACGTTGAAGATGCCGCCGCCATTGGTGCCCCATTGCTTGATGGCTTCCTGGCTCGCGGTCGGGAACAGCGAGATCACCTGCTTCGCGCCTTCGACAGTCGAAGCCTCGACATTGGCGAGCAGTGTCTGCGGCACACCGGCCGCAACCAGCGCGAGGGCCGTGACGATGGACAGCGGGAGCAGGACGTAGAGGACTGAACGGGTCAGATCGACCCAGAAATTGCCGAGGCCCTCGCCGCGATCCGCAGCGAAGGCGCGCGACAATGCAGCGGCGACCGCGAGGCCAGCGCCGGCCGAGACGAAGTTCTGCACGGTGAGCCCAGCCATCTGGCTGAGATTGCTCATCGTTGTCTCGCCGCCATAGGACTGCCAGTTCGTGTTGGTGACGAAGCTGACGGCGGTGTTGAAGGCCAGGTGCGGCGACAGCCCGTCAAAGCCTTGCGGATTGAGCGGGAGCACGCCCTGCAGGCGCAGCATCCCGTAGAGCAGCGCAAACCCGGCGGCGCTGAAGGCAATCAGCGCGCCAGTGTAAGCAAACCAGCTCTGCTGCCTATGGCGATCGACGCCAAAGGCCGCATAGGCCAGGGCTTCGACCGGTCTCAGCACTGGATCGAGCCAGGTTCGTTCGCCCGCCCAGACGCGAGCCATGAAGATTCCAAGTGGCCAACCCACGGCCACAGTCAGCGCGATCGTGAAAACGATCTCGGCCCAGCCCCGCCAGTCCATGCGAGGTCTCCTTTATGAAAGCTGTGTCAGAAGCGGTCGGGGCGCAGCAGCGCAGCGACCATGTAGACCGCGAGCCCAAGCGCCGCGGCCCCGTAAAGCCAGGTGAGCGCCATGGTCGTCAGACCTTGCGCAACTGCGCAGCATAGGCCGCGAAGAGCCCGAAGGCTCCGAGCCCGAGCGCAATGAAGACGATGTCGGCCATGGCCAATCTCCAGTCAGGTTAGACCGGAGATGTGGTGCCTGGGGCAGTAAGGGGTCGAGGGGAAAGGCAGGGGGGAGACATAAGGGTTCCATAAAGATCGCCTGCAGCAACGATCTTTTGCTGGTCACCGGCCTTGCGCCTTGCAGGGGCCCCGCGGAGCGATGGTCATGACCATCAGGAAATGCCGGGATCTAAAGGCCTACGGCCTGCTCGCGGGGCCACTGTCTCGCGAATACCGCGTTGCCGATCTGAGCATGATCGAGCGCGACAACCTCCTTCTCGAAACGGTGCGGATCTGGGTTGGCCCGGAACAGAAAGAGCGCCGCACGCTGCATCATCGCGGCAACCGTACCCCTGCTATCGACTGCAAGATCATCGACCTGCATGAGCGCATGGTTCTGTGAAGCAGTTCCAGGACTAAGCCCCACGCGCCGCGCCAGGGCGTGACGGCTCGAGGCAGTACTCACCAGTACCAGGGGCGTCCTCCATAGGGATAATAGCCCCAACCGGGCCCCCCTGCGTTTTCGAAGCGATAGAGGCGCGCCGCCGCGCGAGCCAGATCGACGTCGAGCAGGCATTTCGCAAAAGCGTCTGTGCCTGGCCGGAAGCCATAGGATCGGCAGCGGACCTCGTCGGCGCTACGCTGTTCTGCCGCTGTGATGGTCTGGCAGGCAGCGAGACCGCCGGAGATCAGCACCATGGCGAGTAACGTGGCTCTCTTCATGATGCGGATCCTGCGCAGGCGACAGCTTGTTAGATTTTGCCGCATTAATGGCCAAGATATGGCCAAATGGGCCGCCGATCCAATGCAAGCAGCCCATTTATCGCCGCAGAATCTCTCAATGCGCGGATTGGCCAGGTTCTGGAATCGCGTAGCCGTCAGAGGCATAGGCGCCGAGCTTATTGCGAAGCGTCCTGATCGATATGCAAAGCATGGCGGCCGCATGGGTGCGATTGCCGCCGGTTTCCTTCAGGGTGGCGAGGATCAGATCGCGCTCGACATCTGCGACAGGTCGTCCGACGAGATGTTCGGCACCGTTCTCAGGGTCGAAAGCCTGCATGTCATCTTCCCTTTTTGAGCCCCCAGCTCCAGCTCAGAAGACGATCCAAAAAGGGGAGAAAAGAGTTAACGGGAGGTAAATGCTAATCCTGAGTATGCGACCTTCCGCTACGGCAACTGGCGTGCACAGGTCGCCTATCCAACGAACCTCGTCAGGCCGGGCCGACCCGGCTGCGATGAGCTGGAGGCCTCATGTTCCGATAGCGAAAATTATCGCATCATTATGGGAATATTGAGCAATATGGCGGCGGCCTGGGCCGCCGCCAGAGCGTGTCAGCTCTTCAGCTTGGCGTTGCACTGGCTCCAGTAGCCGCCGCCCTTCTCGATCCATTTCAATGTGCCGTTGGCGTTGGCGGTCTTGTTGGCATTGTACTGATCGGCGCAGGTCTTCAGCCGGGCTTTGCCCGGCGACTCATCCGTGTATTTCTGCGCGACCGTCTTGGGGAACACTGCCGGCTTGGCCCGCGCAGGAGCGGCGGCAGGCTTGGCTCCGGGCGTTGCCGGTGCGGCAGCTGGAGCCGGAGCTACGGGAGCATCCTGGACAGCTGCGGCCGCGTCGCTCTCTGCGGCATCGTCATCACCGCACTGGGCCTTGCGGAAATCGTTCCACTTCTGGCCCTTCAGAGTATTCGCCTTCTTGGCGTCCTGATACTTCGTACTACATTCCTTCATCGTCAGTGCCTGGGACGGTGAGGAAAAGACGGTCGCGAGCACGAATGCCGACGCGGCTGCCAGGATCACTTGTCTAGCCATGGTCTGGTCTCCCAATGCCCGGCCACCGCCGGCTCGGAGATGGCACTCCATTTTCGCGGTTCAGGCAAGCGTCGAGGGCAAGATCGTGCGACCGCGCAGTCGCAGGCCGTTTGTCCGGCGCAAGGTCGAGACCGTATCCGCCGAACAACCCGCAGTGCGGTGCCACCTATCCGAGTTCCAGGGTGGTCACCCCGAACAACTCGGGCGCCAGAGGAAACGGTCTGCCGAGATACATTCGCGTCGTCTCGAAACCAGGCCGAAGGCCAGCACCGACCAACATGTCGATGAACCGCTGCCGCGCGGCTGGAACGTCGATATAGACGTCGCCCTCCACAGCAGAGCCCAGATGCTGAACGAGCGTCGCAGCCGTCGCGTGGTCGATTGCGGATAGCGCGCCGATTTTCCAGCCTGAACGGCACTTGCGCATCACCCCGTACCCGGTGACCGCGCCATCCGAGGTTGCGACGCACGCTCGATGCGGCGGCATGAGCCAGTGCCTCAGGAAGGTGTCCCGCGATTCCGGAAAAACCCTTCGGTCAAAGGCCATGACGTGGAGCAGAAGATCCGGGCTGACGTTGTTCACCATCCGGCTATCAACCGGGAGCCGCGAAAAGGCACCTCCGAAACGGATAGTTCGGTAGGCAGGCGCAAAGCCCTTTCGACGGTAATTCTCGAATTGTTCGTCAACTCCGTCGAGCCCGATCGTGCGCCCAGCAAGCCGCGCCATGCCGGCCTCCCAGACGGCCTTGCCGTGACCGCAGCCGCGCATGTCGTGGCGGCAGATATAGAGGCCGATGAAGCCGTAGCTCGTACCATAGGCAACCGCCGAGATGCCGGCGACCATCTCGCCGTCGACGAAGGCACCGATGAAGCCCTCAGGGTCGGTCGCGCGGAACGCCGCAGCGTCATTGAGGCCGGGATTCCAGCCCTCGTCCGCCGCCCAGTCCATGAGTTGCGCGACTTCAGGCATTTCGAGCTTGCGAATGAGATGCTCGCTCATTCAGCTATGGGCCTATCCCGTATGACGATTTGCATGGAGCCAGTTTAGCGCCATGCGCTCGATATTGCATAGGCAGCGGACCAGAGGCGTAGGCCGCGCCGGCACGCAGTCGGCTGCATGATCCCCTGTGCGACAGCTTGCCGTTCTTCAGGCCGGGGCGTGAGCCTGCAGATGGCGGGCGTAGCGGGTGAGCGGCAGGCAGATGACAAAATAGATCAATGCAACCAGGCCATAGACGGTGAGAGGCTCAAAGGTCGCATTCGAGATGGCGTTGGAGGTTCGCATCAACTCGTCGAAGCCGATGATCGAGGTCAGCGCCGTGCTTTTGACGAGTTGCACGAGGTAGCCGACCACAGGCGCTCGTGTGATCGCAAAGGCCTGAGGCAGGATCACGAGCCGCATCTGGTTGGGATAGTGCAGGCCAAGGCTTTTGGCGGCATCCCATTGGCCCTTTGGCAGGGCCTCGACCCCGCCGCGCCAGATCTCCGCGAGATAGGCGCTGGCGCAGAGGGTCAGGGCGACGACAGCAGCGGACCAGGGTTCGATGCGGAAACCGATCAGCGGAAGCCCGAAGAAGACCAGGAACAGCTGCATCAGCAGGGGCGTGCCCTGGAAGAGCCCGATATAGAGCTCGGCGACATGACGCAGCCAGTGACGGGATGAGACCCGTGCCAGCAGGATCGCCATTCCCACCACGCCACCGCCGATGAAGGCGACAATCGAGAGCAGGACCGTCCAGCGTGTCGCGAGCAGCAGGTTGCGCAGGATGTCCCAGAAGGTGAAGTCCATCAGGACGCCCCCCCGATCAGGAATTTCCGTCCGGTCAGGCCCAAGATGCGGCGCAACCCAATGCTCAGCGTCAGATAGACCATGGTGACGACGAAATAGGTCTCGAAGGCGCGGAAGCTGCGCGCCTGCAGCATGTCCGCCTCATAGGTCAGTTCGCGCACCGAGATCTGCGACACCGCCGCGGATTCCAGCATCATGATGATGACCTGGCTCTGCAGTGCCGGGAAAATCACCTTCAGCGCCTGCGGCAGGACAATCTTGACGAAGACCAGCGCGGGTCGCAGCCCAAGTGCGCGGCCGGCCTCCCTCTGACCAATGGGTACGGCATCCAGCCCCGCAGCGACGATCTCGGTGCCATAGGCCGAGAGGTTGATCGTCATCGCGAGGATCGCTGCGACTGCAGGATCAAGCCGCAGGCCAAGGCTGGGCAAGCCGAAGAAGATGAAGAAGAGCTGGACCAGAAACGGCGTGTTCCGGATCAGCTCGACATAGCTGCCGACCATGCCGCGCAGCCAGGGAGAGCGGCTGCGCACCGCCGCTGCCCCCAACACACTGCAGACCGTTCCAAGCACGGTCGTGACGGCGATCAACCCCACCGTCGCCATCGCGCCGCGCGCGATGGGTTCGGAGGCCTGGCTCAGCCAGTCGAAGTTGAGGCTGTAGGCCAAGCTTCAGAGATCCTTGGGATCAAGCGGCTTGCCGAGCCACTTGAGCGAGGCTTTGTTCAGCGTGCCATCGGCAAGCAGCCTGGCGACAATCTCGTTGAGTGCCTGCTTGAGACGCGGCTCGTCCTTGTTCAGCGCGATATGGTCCGGCGACGTCATCAGCTGGAATTTTTGCTCGGGCTTCAATGTCGTCTGGCGCGAGAGCACCTGGGCGCCGACATCGTTGCCGACGACCATCAGCTGCGCCTGGCCGGAAATGAAGGCCTGGATGACGGAGTTGTAGCTGTCGAAGCGCTTGATGTCGGCGGAGGGCGGCGCAGCCTCGGTGAGCGACGTGTCTTCCAGCGTGCCGCGGCTCACCGCGATCGACTTGCCCGCGAGGTCCGCCTTGCCTTCGACCTTTAAGGCCTGCGGGCCGATGACGGCGATGTAGTAGGGGGCGTAGGCGGCCGTGAAATCGATGACCTTCTCGCGCTCGGCGCTGTGGCCGACGCTGAGCAGGATGTCGACCCGACGCTCGGTCAGATACGGGATGCGGTTCTGGCCGGTTACGTTGACCAGGTTGAGCTTCACCTTCAGCGCGTTGGCTATGGTCTCGGCGATGTCGATGTCATAGCCCTTGAGGCTCATATCGGCGCTGGCCGATGAGAAGGGCGGAAAATCCGCGAAGACACCGACCTTCAGGGTGCCTGCCTTCGTGATGTCGTCGAGAGCGTCGGCACGAACCGGGGCCGTCGCAAGGCCGATGCCGGCCAGCAGGCTGAGTGCCAGCAGCGATGTCTTGATCGAGGAGGTCGTGGTCATATCGTTCATCCTTCCCTGAGAACGCTAGAGTGAGGCGGCAAGTCCGGTCGCGTTGCCGGACGGCATGGTGATGCAGGCATCGACCGGAAAGCCGATCGTCACGGCCTGACCTGGGCCAAGACCGTCGCCGACACGGTTGGCCTGCATCACGAGAATCTGCTCGCCGCCGGCCATCTCGACCAGGATCTGGCGGGTGGAGCCGAGCAGGGCGACATTGAGGATCCTGCCCTTCGCACTGTTGGCCATTCCAGCCGGATCAGCATCGGCGGCGGTGGACAGGATGATGTTCTCGGGGCGGACACAGATGTCGATTGCGTCCGATGGGCAGTCCGGCACGGTGAGCGACAGGCCCGATCGGCTCAGAGCCCGGGCGAGGCCGGTTTCGCGCCGCGTCACCTGGGCTTCGATCCAGTTGGTGCGCCCCATGAAGTCGGCGGCGAAGCGCGAGCCGGGGCGACCATAGACGTCCGACGGGGCGCCGACCTGGACGATACGGCCCGCCTGCATCAGGAAGACGCGTTCACCAAGGCTCATCGCCTCTTCCTGGTCATGGGTGACGACCATCGCCGTCGAATTGACGGCGGCCAGAACCTGCTTGAGTTCGGCGCGCAGATCCTGACGCAGCTTGGCGTCAAGCGCGGAAAGCGGTTCGTCGAGCAGGATGAGGCCTGGCCGCGTGGCCAGGGCGCGGGCGAGGGCGACGCGCTGCTGCTGGCCTCCGCTGAGTTGATGCGGCCGGCGGCTGCCGAACCCCTGCAACCTTACGAGCGCCAGCATCGCCTCGACACGATCGGGAATCTCGCGCCTGTCAGTGCCGCGGTGGCGCAGTCCGTAGGCAATGTTCTCCGCAACGGTCATGTGCGGGAACAGGGCATAGTGCTGGAACAGCAGCCCGACATTGCGCTCATAGGGCTTGAGTGCAGTGACGTCGCGGCCTCCGATGCTGACCGTGCCGTGGTCGGGCCGTTCGAAGCCGGCAATGACCCGCAGGATGCTGGTCTTGCCGCAGCCGCTCGGCCCGAGCAGAGCAACGGTTTCGCCGGCGGCGATCGAGAAGGAAACGTCATCGACGGCTGTAACGGCACCGAAGCGACGGCTGACTCTGTGAAATTCGACGGCGTTGCTCACGGCGTGACCCCTATGAACGAAACAGCCCCTGGCCCAACAGGCGGTCGAAACCGACGAAGCGCTCCAGAACGATGATGAGGACGGCGCTGACCGCCATCAGGAGAACGGCAGCGGCTGCGATCGTGAGATCGAAGGACGCGCGCATGTTGCTGACGAGGGCGACCGGCAAGGTGTAGGTCGACGGGTCCGTCAGGAACATGCTGACTGCAACGTCGTCCAACGATACGGCGAAGGCGAAGACTGCGCCTGTGATCATGCCGCTCCGGATCAGGGGCAGCGTGATGTTCCAGAAGGCCTGGCGTTCCGTCGCGCCAAGGACCAGTGCCGCTTCTGTCAGGCGCCTGTCCCGACCGGTCAGGCTGGCGAGCACGGTGCGCACGACATAGGGCAGGGTGATCACGATATGGCCGCAGAGCAGTCTGGTGAAGCCGTCGACGATGCCGATGCGCGACAGAAACAGCAGCAACGCAAAGCCGATCACCACCGCCGGCACGATGAGCGGCGAAAGGAACGCGGCCATCAGCAGCGAGCGACCGGGAAAATTACTGCGATCGAGCGCGACCGCGGCGGCCGTGCCGACCAGCACATCGACGGCGGTCGTGAGGACGGCGATCTTGAGGCTGGTCGCCAGGCCGGTGGTGACGTAGTCGAGCGAAACCAGCTTCTCGAACCAGCGCATGGACAGCGCCGGCGGCGGTAACGGGCCAAGAAAGCTGCGGGCGTCGAAGGCGAGCAGGCAGGTGACCAGAAGCGGCGTCACCAGGAAGGCGAGCACCAGAACCAGCATGGCAATCATCGCGCCACCCAGGAGCCGGTCGCCAAGGCGCTTTGCGCTACCGGTCATGAGCGCGAGCCCCTATGACGCTGCACCAGCGAAACCAGAGACAGCACGAGCAGCGAGATGGCGAGCATCACGATCGAGACCGCGGCGCCGCTGGGATAGTTCGCGACGTCGCTGAAGCGTGTGTAGATCGTATTCGAAAGGAACAGAACGCGCCCCTTGCCGAGCACCATCGGAATGACGAAGGCGCTGATCGAAAAGGTCATGGCGATCAGGAATGCCGAGACCAGCCCGGGCAGGGCCAGCGGAACCGTGATGCCGAGATGGGCCTTCCAGGCCGGGGCGCCCAGCGACTGGGCCGCATCGCAGAAGCGAGGATCGATATTCTGGATCGTTCCCAGAAGGGTCAGCGTGCACATCGGCACGATCGCATGCAGCAAGCCGGCTGCGACCAGGGTCTCTGTGTACCAGCGACTTGTCGGAGAAATCCCGAGCGCCAGAAGCAATGGACGAGCAACCCCGACCGAGCCGAAGGCCAGTTCGAGCGCGTAGGTGCGCACCAGCATGCTGAGCAGTATCAGCATCACCAGAAGGCCGATGCAGGCGGCGCGCTGGCGCGGCGAAAACCGCCGCACGATGCAATAGGCCAGTGGAAACGCCGCCAGCAGTCCAGCAAGGGATGCCGCTGTGCTCAACTTGAAGGTTTCGTAGAGCACGCCCGCGAAGGAGGGCGTCGCGAGCTCGCGATAATTCTCCAACGTCAGAGGGGCATTGGCGGCCGAGCCGACCCGGCCCGGCACATATTGCTTGAGGCTTTCCAGCACGAGCCCGAACAGGGGCAGGGCAAAGATGGCGAACAGCAGCAGCAAGCCTGGCGCGAGCAGGAAGAATGTCGCGCGGGGCGGCGCAGGGATCGCGACCGGCGCGTCTTGGACTGGGATGGCGGTCATGGCACTCACAGCAGTGGCGCGATGTCGGACTCCCAGCGTTTGGCCCAGGCATCCTGCTGGCCCAGCACGACCTTGTAGTCCGGCACATGCACGAAACTCTCGAACTCCTTTGGCGTGAAGGAGAGGTGAGCCAGCTCTGGCGGTATGGCAGCCTTGCTGTTCAATGGCGCTTCGCCAGCCACCTTCGCGTAGAGCGTGCTCATTTCGGGGCTGATCGCAAAGTTGATGAAATCGCAGGTCGCCTTGCGGTTCGGCCGGTTCTTCATGACGGCAAAGCCGCTTTGGTAGAGGAAGGTCGCCATGCCTGCCTGTTTGGTCAGGCGGGTGATCTTGAAATTCTTGGCGACCGCAGCCCAGCTCGGCTCGGCAAAGAAGCCGACGGAGGTCTCGCCGGACGTGAATGAGTTGGTGAAATCGACGTCGGTCACGGCAATTCGGCCGATATTGCCGGACTTCGCCAGGTCCTTCATCAGCTTCCAGCCCGGCTCCATATTGGATTCGTTGCCGCCGCCCTGCAGCGCCAGCGCGACGATCTGCAGCATCATGCTCTGGGTCGGCCCGGGCCAGCAGATCGCACCTTTGAGGCGCTTGTCGAAGAGGTCGTCGATCTTGCTGATGGCGAAGGGGGCGGTGTCGGTCCGGTAGCCGAAATACATGCCCCCGATCGCGCGGGGCACTGCTTTCACATTGCCCTTGGCATCCCGCATCATGATCTTTTCCGGGATATCGGCCAGATTGGGGATATCGGCCGCCGTGATGGTCTCGACCCAATCCTCGGCGATCATGCTGTTGAAGGAACCCTCCCAGCCGGCGATGTAGTCATAGTCGACCTTGGGCCAGGCCGCTTTGATCTTGGGCAGGATCGCTCCGGCTCCGCCCTGGTGCAGGACCCAGTTGAATTGCGCAGCAGTTTGCTTGGTGGCGACCTGCTTCATCGCCTCCACGACGTCGCCGCCCCACTCGACAGCGGTGAGGCCGCTCGCGGTCTGAGCCCTGGCCACATGCGGCCAGGCGAGCCCTGCGGCGCCGGTCGCGCCCATCAGGGACAGAAGATGTCGGCGTGTCATCGTCATGGTGTCAGGTCCTTCGCGCCAGAGGGTCGAGGGGCCACAGGCTGTGCCGATCGTGCGGGACGATCAGGCTCCCGAGCCGTTCAGAGACACGATTGCACTCACAAGCAGGGCGCGGCGGTAGGGCGAAAATGCTTGTCCGGCTATAAGCGGGCGTGAATGCCGGGACCGGTTCAGGGGCGGCGCAGGTCGCTCTGCTGCGCGATGAAATCCGAGAGGTAACGCGCTTCGCCCGGCGCGCCGGTCCGGGAATAAAGCCCGATGCTGACCTCCACCGGTTCAGGCAGTCCGGCGGCATGGTCGAGCACCCGGCAATCCTCCGGGATCGTCGCCGCGATCATCGGGCCGATGCCGATGCCGACGCGCACGGCAGTCGCCATGGCAACCAGCGTCGAGGCTTCGCAAACGATCTTCCACTGCAGGTCATGACCCGACAAAGCGGTGAGCGCCGGCGTGCGCCAGGGGCAGGATTCCTCGAACATGATGATCGGCAATGGCGAACTCGTAGAGATCACCATGTCCGAGCGCACAACCCAGAGCAGCCGGTCGGACCAGACCAGGGTTGGCTTGCGGTTGAGCCGTGTCGTGTCGCAGACCACGATGTCGAGCTTCTCGTTCTCGAACATCGCGGCAAGGCGCTTGTTCGGCTCGACGATGATATCGATGTCGACCTTGGGGTTCTGGTCTCGAAAGGACTTCAGGATTTCGATGAGACGCGTCGCGGCGAAATCCTCGACGACGCCGAGCCGAACCCGCCCTTCGATCATCTTGCCGTTGAGGCGTTTTCCGATCTCGCTGTTGAGTCTCAGGATTTCGCGGGCATAGGGCGTGAGCAGAACGCCGTTATTGGTCAACTCAAGGCCCTTCGAAGAACGCTCGAACAGGTCGCTCCCGAGCAGTTCCTCGAGCTTGCGAATCTGCATGCTGACCGCCGCCTGTGTGCGGTTCAGCGACAAGGCGGCGCCATTGACCGTTCCGACTTCAGCAACGGTCAGGAAGGCGCGCAGCAGATAGGGGTCGAGTTCCAGCATGCGGCCCGCACCATATCATCGAAGATGGTTCTACGCAGCCATACCGGCAGGTTTGCAGCCACCCGCCCGAGCGTCGTCAGACCGCCGCCGGGAGGAGGCAAAAGAGGGGCCTGTTCAGTTTCGTTTATAGGGCCGCGTGCGTTTTCGCCGTTCCGGCCGCACGGCTCTGGTGCCAGCCTTCCGGGCTTCCGCATCATTCCCCGCAGGTTGCCATGCCCTTCGACAATGCCGCCCTTGACCGCTTGCGCCAGCGCTACGCTTCGGCCGGCGGTGGCGAGATGCACGATCCACATTTCAAGGCCGTCGCGGACACCATCTTTCAGGGTTCGGACCGGCGCAAATGGCCGTTCGCCGATCCCGCGACCTTCCTCGACGCTCCCTTTCTCGCGGACGGGCTCTCGGCCGAAAAACTCGCCG includes:
- a CDS encoding ABC transporter ATP-binding protein → MSNAVEFHRVSRRFGAVTAVDDVSFSIAAGETVALLGPSGCGKTSILRVIAGFERPDHGTVSIGGRDVTALKPYERNVGLLFQHYALFPHMTVAENIAYGLRHRGTDRREIPDRVEAMLALVRLQGFGSRRPHQLSGGQQQRVALARALATRPGLILLDEPLSALDAKLRQDLRAELKQVLAAVNSTAMVVTHDQEEAMSLGERVFLMQAGRIVQVGAPSDVYGRPGSRFAADFMGRTNWIEAQVTRRETGLARALSRSGLSLTVPDCPSDAIDICVRPENIILSTAADADPAGMANSAKGRILNVALLGSTRQILVEMAGGEQILVMQANRVGDGLGPGQAVTIGFPVDACITMPSGNATGLAASL
- a CDS encoding ABC transporter permease; its protein translation is MTAIPVQDAPVAIPAPPRATFFLLAPGLLLLFAIFALPLFGLVLESLKQYVPGRVGSAANAPLTLENYRELATPSFAGVLYETFKLSTAASLAGLLAAFPLAYCIVRRFSPRQRAACIGLLVMLILLSMLVRTYALELAFGSVGVARPLLLALGISPTSRWYTETLVAAGLLHAIVPMCTLTLLGTIQNIDPRFCDAAQSLGAPAWKAHLGITVPLALPGLVSAFLIAMTFSISAFVIPMVLGKGRVLFLSNTIYTRFSDVANYPSGAAVSIVMLAISLLVLSLVSLVQRHRGSRS
- a CDS encoding PotD/PotF family extracellular solute-binding protein translates to MTMTRRHLLSLMGATGAAGLAWPHVARAQTASGLTAVEWGGDVVEAMKQVATKQTAAQFNWVLHQGGAGAILPKIKAAWPKVDYDYIAGWEGSFNSMIAEDWVETITAADIPNLADIPEKIMMRDAKGNVKAVPRAIGGMYFGYRTDTAPFAISKIDDLFDKRLKGAICWPGPTQSMMLQIVALALQGGGNESNMEPGWKLMKDLAKSGNIGRIAVTDVDFTNSFTSGETSVGFFAEPSWAAVAKNFKITRLTKQAGMATFLYQSGFAVMKNRPNRKATCDFINFAISPEMSTLYAKVAGEAPLNSKAAIPPELAHLSFTPKEFESFVHVPDYKVVLGQQDAWAKRWESDIAPLL
- a CDS encoding LysR substrate-binding domain-containing protein, which codes for MLELDPYLLRAFLTVAEVGTVNGAALSLNRTQAAVSMQIRKLEELLGSDLFERSSKGLELTNNGVLLTPYAREILRLNSEIGKRLNGKMIEGRVRLGVVEDFAATRLIEILKSFRDQNPKVDIDIIVEPNKRLAAMFENEKLDIVVCDTTRLNRKPTLVWSDRLLWVVRSDMVISTSSPLPIIMFEESCPWRTPALTALSGHDLQWKIVCEASTLVAMATAVRVGIGIGPMIAATIPEDCRVLDHAAGLPEPVEVSIGLYSRTGAPGEARYLSDFIAQQSDLRRP
- a CDS encoding transporter substrate-binding domain-containing protein — encoded protein: MTTTSSIKTSLLALSLLAGIGLATAPVRADALDDITKAGTLKVGVFADFPPFSSASADMSLKGYDIDIAETIANALKVKLNLVNVTGQNRIPYLTERRVDILLSVGHSAEREKVIDFTAAYAPYYIAVIGPQALKVEGKADLAGKSIAVSRGTLEDTSLTEAAPPSADIKRFDSYNSVIQAFISGQAQLMVVGNDVGAQVLSRQTTLKPEQKFQLMTSPDHIALNKDEPRLKQALNEIVARLLADGTLNKASLKWLGKPLDPKDL
- a CDS encoding ABC transporter permease, with the translated sequence MTGSAKRLGDRLLGGAMIAMLVLVLAFLVTPLLVTCLLAFDARSFLGPLPPPALSMRWFEKLVSLDYVTTGLATSLKIAVLTTAVDVLVGTAAAVALDRSNFPGRSLLMAAFLSPLIVPAVVIGFALLLFLSRIGIVDGFTRLLCGHIVITLPYVVRTVLASLTGRDRRLTEAALVLGATERQAFWNITLPLIRSGMITGAVFAFAVSLDDVAVSMFLTDPSTYTLPVALVSNMRASFDLTIAAAAVLLMAVSAVLIIVLERFVGFDRLLGQGLFRS